From the genome of Malus sylvestris chromosome 6, drMalSylv7.2, whole genome shotgun sequence, one region includes:
- the LOC126625001 gene encoding uncharacterized protein LOC126625001 → MLPHSYAVDSHSKSQDLACTILASSAPHQISSTCTSIESFLHSLSPDQSRYFFSLTFPTLICKLFGFEDATSSPPPPPQPASQQQPSPSSPSSSPNGWIDTVLASNDVDLANRLFALLAPNSLLFNAISAVDRLSLVKYVFPIERLPEWVRFMLSSENDSRVLSDLAPIFKNRVKEDSIKPNFYQLQLNVFEYYMFWFAYYPVCRGNGENCDVVSIKRNKRFKFENWVSSISGFSSTRRGAEVKIECNLYIRLLYAYLRSFVGVTDLNQQLPQRSSLLQYSSGYDSSVIAQAEFFVNALVNFWLADNDFSPLPVNLCKSSGVSFPFRSVLGETPPTPGLGEVVKLFVKYLNLGLVVHRDGNENMENYGSPRWRVPGSFDAFKLRDVVAVSPGIGSLNLLIQRPLYRFILRTFLFCPVGASIKNISEVFSVWITYIEPWDISLDDFSDLDAVFDGSTKNGRKDSPQPQDRCFTSSWQGYVLANYLYYSSLVMHFVGFAHKFLHTDPEIIVQMVLKILTILTSSKELKDLIKMVDTAFHSEQAGSGKLMLNSLYRFVTPIREQLQDWEDGLSESDADGSFLHENWNKDLRLFSDGEDGGQQLLQLFILRAEAELLAVSGDNGAHNLQCIDSLKAQVSCLFGGHTVKVLSFSPEPKQPLQPRDEIFKPRRVGNHTLADVKYKGDWMKRPISDDEVAWMARLLVEFSGWINERLGLNQSESSQADPSYVEVSSDVVGNVFGLTDTMKAVLGAVGSWLVMLGVAVVKLMRKHGLRVNLRMLASKKVVMVLLLSAVYTILKKAFGMYQRV, encoded by the exons ATGCTCCCGCACTCGTACGCCGTCGATTCCCATTCCAAATCCCAAGACCTCGCCTGCACCATCCTCGCCTCCTCGGCCCCGCACCAGATCTCCTCCACCTGCACCTCCATCGAGTCTTTCCTGCACTCCCTCTCACCCGACCAATCCCGCTACTTCTTCTCCCTCACTTTCCCAACCCTCATCTGCAAGCTCTTCGGCTTCGAGGATGCAACGTCATCACCGCCGCCTCCGCCACAACCAGCTTCACAGCAACAACCCTCGCCCTCCTCCCCTTCCTCCTCACCCAACGGCTGGATTGATACCGTCCTCGCGTCCAACGACGTAGATTTAGCCAACAGGCTCTTCGCCCTCCTCGCCCCCAACAGCCTCCTCTTCAACGCAATATCCGCCGTTGATCGCCTCTCCCTCGTCAAATACGTGTTCCCTATTGAACGGTTGCCGGAATGGGTCCGATTCATGCTCTCCTCGGAAAATGATAGCCGTGTATTATCCGATTTAGCCCCAATTTTCAAAAATAGGGTTAAGGAAGACTCAATTAAACCCAATTTCTATCAACTTCAGCTCAATGTCTTTGAATATTACATGTTTTGGTTCGCTTATTACCCTGTTTGTCGGGGAAATGGCGAAAATTGTGATGTTGTTTCTATAAAAAGGAACAAAAGGTTTAAATTTGAGAATTGGGTTTCATCAATTTCTGGTTTTTCAAGCACCAGACGCGGGGCGGAGGTTAAAATTGAATGCAACTTATATATTAGGCTTTTGTATGCATATCTTCGTTCTTTTGTTGGTGTAACTGATTTGAATCAGCAACTGCCACAGCGTAGTTCGCTTTTGCAGTACTCATCGGGATATGATAGCTCGGTCATAGCTCAGGCAGAGTTTTTTGTTAATGCTTTGGTGAACTTTTGGTTGGCTGATAATGATTTTTCACCGCTACCTGTTAATCTGTGTAAGTCATCTGGGGTTTCATTCCCATTCCGATCAGTTTTGGGCGAGACCCCACCAACCCCCGGGTTAGGAGAGGTGGTGAAgttgtttgtgaagtacttgaATTTGGGTTTGGTcgtgcatagagatggaaatgaGAATATGGAAAACTATGGGAGTCCGAGGTGGAGAGTGCCGGGTTCATTTGATGCCTTCAAGTTGAGGGATGTAGTGGCGGTTTCACCAGGTATCGGATCTTTGAACTTGCTGATACAGAGGCCGCTGTACCGGTTTATATTGAGGACGTTCTTGTTTTGTCCAGTGGGGGCTTCGATTAAAAATATATCAGAGGTGTTTTCGGTTTGGATTACCTATATTGAACCTTGGGATATTAGTTTGGATGATTTTTCAGATCTTGATGCTGTTTTTGACGGATCAACTAAGAATGGGAGAAAGGATAGCCCGCAGCCTCAAGACCGTTGCTTTACATCTTCTTGGCAGGGTTATGTGCTGGCCAACTACTTGTATTACAGTTCCTTGGTTATGCATTTCGTTGGGTTTGCCCACAAGTTTCTTCACACTGATCCAGAAATAATTGTCCAGATGGTATTGAAG ATCCTAACTATATTGACATCATCCAAAGAACTCAAGGATCTTATAAAGATGGTGGATACTGCTTTTCATTCCGAACAAGCAGGATCAGGAAAATTGATGCTTAATAGCTTGTATAGATTTGTTACTCCAATTCGCGAACAGCTCCAG GACTGGGAGGATGGCTTATCTGAGAGTGATGCAGATGGGTCTTTCTTGCATGAGAATTGGAATAAAGATTTACGATTGTTCAGTGATGGAGAAGATGGCGGGCAACAGTTGCTTCAg TTGTTCATATTACGCGCAGAAGCTGAGTTGCTAGCTGTTTCTGGTGATAATGGTGCGCACAACCTTCAGTGCATAGACTCTTTGAAAGCTCAGGTGAGCTGTCTATTTGGTGGGCATACTGTAAAGGTACTGTCATTTTCTCCTGAACCAAAACAGCCTCTGCAACCCCGGGATGAAATATTCAAGCCCAGGAGAGTTGGCAACCACACTCTGGCTGATGTCAAATACAAGGGTGACTGGATGAAGCGCCCCATCTCCGATGATGAGGTTGCTTGGATGGCAAGATTACTTGTTGAGTTTTCTGGTTGGATAAATGAGCGTCTTGGACTAAACCAGTCGGAGAGCAGCCAAGCAGACCCTTCATATGTGGAAGTGTCAAGCGATGTTGTGGGCAATGTCTTTGGACTGACGGATACGATGAAGGCAGTGTTGGGTGCGGTAGGTTCTTGGCTTGTGATGTTGGGAGTGGCAGTGGTGAAGCTAATGAGGAAACATGGATTGAGGGTGAATTTGAGGATGTTGGCGTCAAAGAAGGTTGTAATGGTTTTGCTTTTGTCTGCTGTGTATACTATATTGAAGAAAGCTTTTGGAATGTACCAAAGGGTGTAG